Genomic DNA from Mus musculus strain C57BL/6J chromosome 11, GRCm38.p6 C57BL/6J:
CTTCCCAGCTACCGATCTTGCCAACTCCTGCAGTGTCCGGTGGAGGAGGTTTAGATCTTTGTTGACTCAATGCATTTTTAAgtttttcactttttgttttttttttatcttgatcCAGGTGGTCAGGCagaatcatgttttttttttctgtatgtatttCTTTTCATGTCCTCGCCATTGGTTATAAATGCCACGTTCTCATAGAGTGTTCATATTGGTCCTATCACTGAGAGTCTAAAGCCAGTATGTTATAATTAAGGACAACTTGTACAATATTTCCTATTAATAGATCAGTGTGATGCCAAACCTGAGTTGATCCTGAAGTTGGAGCAAGGAGCTGGGCCATGGAAGGAAGACAATGCCCCAGACCAGAGCCTCCCAGGTCAGTGAGTGTGCCCTGGGCACCAGTCCATAGTGCGTAGTCCAGGCTCATCAGATAGTGGGTGGGTGAAGTTCTTTTTATTCAGTTTCGCCATCTCCAATCTTGAGACTAACTTCTTACTCAGATGCTTGATGGATCACATCCAAGGGAAGCTCTCATTGTCCTTTCCTGTTTATGCTATGTACTTCCACAGGCTCAGCAAACTCTGCTCACTCCTCTTAAACATTTCAGTAGGTAGTTATTCTAAATCTCGTCCTTTTCCCTTCTGTTTTGACGTGATCGTTCACTTGAAGCATTTGTTCACGGGGTGACTAATGCACTCATCACTTTTATTTGAGTTCTCAGAGACTTTGGTCTGCTATGTGCGACCAATACTGGTGATCCAACAAATTTGCCTTGTTTAAAGAGTGTAATAACCACAAAAATAGGTTCTTTTAGCTGGGCAAATGAATGAAAGGCCAAAGAGTTTTGAGAAGATTGTTTTAAAGTTAATTTCAGATTAATTTTGAGACTTACAAGTTTGGTGCATAACTCATAGGTTGATAGGAGTTCTAGCCTTCAGAGTGGTTGGGAGTTTATTAGCAGTTCCAAAGTAACAAACAGTATTTCTAAGTCATTATTGAAAAGATAGGTTTCAGGCGCTCACCTGCGGAATCCTAACATGAAAAGAGATGGCCAAGATCTAACCATTATACCAAAATACCAGAAATTCAGGGAGCACCTGTAAAGACTCCAAGTAGGGTAAACCAAGGTCCAGGAGATCTCAGGCATGTAGGCCAATAAACAGGGCCGTGTTGAAAGGCTCCTATTTGATGAGGAGATTGTAATACCTAGTTGGTCTTCAACATTTTTCACTGTAGGACTTGCTCTAAGTCAGCAGATTTGTGCAGCATTTGCTATGAAAGTTTAACCCAGCAAgcgctcttagcctctgagccatctctccagcccctgttttatAATATTCATCATTAGTGAGGTACTTGCTCCCTTTTGTATTAGGATTCTGTCAGAATGGCTTCTGTGTTGCTCATGTGGGGCCACGTTTATTTCCTTTCAGCTCTGCAGCCTATGAAGAGTCTGAAGGAAGCCAGAAGGGACACTGGGAAGAAACATTTGAGCCACCTGCTAGTCACTGGCAGTGCATCAGCTGAGGAGAGGGGCAGACTTGGGGAAATACTTAGTATGAATTCAAACCATGTTTTGCACCTGGCTCTTAAGACTAGGAGCACTTCTAGAATGAGATCTGAGGTGCTTGATACATGGGGAGATGTGTATCTCCCTGGTGGGCCCATTGAGATGCAGGCTACAGAGGAACTTGATCATCTTAATCCAAGTAAGATGCTACCCAGACCTCCCGCGCCTCTTAGTCTGGACTTCAGTGCTGAACGTGGACCACAGCACGGCCAGTGTGCCCAGCATGGCGAAGCCTTCGATGTGCGCACTGTATGGACGCGTACAGTGTTTCCTTTGGGAGACAGCTCGACGAATGCCTTTGATAAGTTGGCTCTTACTGCCCAAGAGGGGACTCACATAAGGGAGGAAACTTTTGATTGTAACATGTGTAAGAAGCCATTCTCTGACACGTGTAACCACACTCGGCATTTAAAACCACACCTGAAAAAACAGTGTGGTAAGTGTCCTGACGGCGAGCCAGCATTCCGTGCGAAAGCAGGCCTTCAGCACACTCTGCACTCGTGGGGAAAACCGCGTGGGTGTAACGACAACAAGAAGTGTGTGCATCAGATGCCGAAACCGAGGTCGAATCAGAGTGTCTTCTCCAGTAAAGAGAGTAATTGTGTGAAAACATTTTGCCCAGACTCAACTTTGAGTGTACAGCAGAGGCCACATACAGGTAAAAAGCCCCAGGAGTCCAGTACACCTGTAAAAATCAACAGCCAGCCTCGTCGACGTCACAGATGTGGGAGGACCTATCAGTGTAAAgtatgtgggaaagcctttaaaCACACGCAAAATCTCTATTTACACCACAGAAcccacactggggagaagccctATGAGTGTAAAGAGTGTAAGAAACTATTCAGCGTAAAGTCAAATCTCAGTGTGCATCAGAAAACCCACACAGGCGAAAAACCCTATGAGTGTAATATATGTGGAAATGCCTTTAAAAGGAGGTGTGACCTAACTATCCACCAGAGAGTCCACACAGGCGAGAAGCCCTACGAATGTAAAGAGTGCAGGAAAACTTTCAGTATAAAGTCAGGGCTCATTGTACATCAGAGAATCCACACGGGTGAGAAACcgtatgagtgcagtgtctgtgggAAACGTTTCAACCAGAAGTCAAATCTCTCCACACATGAGAAAATCCACACAGGTGAGAAACCCTTTGAATGCAAAGAATGTAGCAAAGCATTTAGTGTCAAGTCCTATCTCACTATCCATCAGAAAACTCACGTGGGTGAGAAACCTCACTCGTGAAGTCTGGGGAAGCCTTCTGTGAGCAGACAAACCTCCATAGACATCCTAGCGCGGACACCGGTCAGAAATGGCCTCTGTGCACACAGAGAATGGAGAAAAAGCGTAAGCTGTTTATCCTCTCCCCATGTGCTGCAGAGAGGTGAGAGGTGATGACCCCTGGGCACGTAAAGGTGACAGAGACTCTGAGTCTAAAGTCAGGTCTCATCAGTTAGTGAGCTCAAAACCTACCAATGTAGGATGTGCTCAGAAGACCTCTGCCAGATGTCAGACGTTAGCTATCAGAGAAAGGCTGCAGTTGAGAGACCCTCTGACTGTGAGGTCTGGGTCAGTCTTCAGTAAGACTGGAGAATCCGTACTGAGAGAAACCCTGAGTGTAGCTCTGTGGAAAGCCCTTTAGTCAGAAGTTCCATCTctaagaagcttttggcttcccGCTGGTGAGAAGCCCTGTGAATATAAAGAATGCAGCAAAGCATGCCAGACATTTGTCCCCTTGCCACGTTTGTCACAGAGGTTCCTGTCAGTGTAATCTACAGAACGGTCACCTGCCACCGTTCAACCCTAGATACACATCAGAGAGAAGTCTCACCGATGAGAGGCCTTACGAGTGTAAGAACTCGGAAGCATTTCCAACAAAGGTGCAGCGGGGCCCTCAAGTAGAAAAGCTCTGCAGGTAGAAAGGGGAGGGAGTGCCAACAGCAGGTAGCTCActgcatgtcacacacacacagctgagaaGTCTGTGGTGAATGCAGTGTATGCGGAGAAACCTCCTAGATGTCAGACCTCAGCAGTCCGTAGGTGAAGAGCccttcagctgtaaggcatcctTTACTGCATACCAAAGAAGGCACATGGGATAAGCCATAGCAATTTAATGTGTGTGCAAAAACTTGGTTCTGTAAGACAAAGACATCTGCCTCCACTAGAgacccacacaaacacaaaaccccGTGAATATAAAAACTGaatgaaaaaagaacaaaaaccctGTGAATTTAAAGAATgtagaaaatatttcatatttttgagTTATGTGTAAGAACTCACATAGGtaactgtgcacacacacacaagtaagtaTAACATAAAGAGAAATGTGTGCGTCAGAAAACCCTCACTCCCGAGAAACCACAGAGTGTgatatatataatagataacaTTTTTTTACCCAGTGGGAACACTTTGGAGAGTTCACGGGCTGGAAGTACCTGGATGTAATGTATATAGACAACACTGTTATAGGAAGTTGACTCCACATTGGAGAATTCACAAGAGAGGGGATGCTGTTGTCAGGTGGGAACGCATATCTAGAATGGTTATCGATATGGAAAAATGTCGTTGTGAGAAGTCCTATATGCACAGGTCTCGTGTGCTAAGATTTGCTTTGCTTCTTTTTCCTGGGACCTGGCAGCCTGTTTGTGTAGTGTAATGGCGAGAACATGTCCTGGGTCTTATGGGAGTTTTAACATTTGTCATGAGTCATTTCTTCCCGGCCTCAACCCTGAATGCTTGAATACATTATCCCTGAATCTGTCCTCATGGCCTGAAAGGCAGGTGAGTTTATCTTTGATAAGAGGGCATAGCAAATGACACTGATTTAAGGACATGTCTTATTAGAGAGAGCAGAGCCTCCGTATGTGTTTATAAATCTCTTGTTCATATGAGTGATAGAACATTCTATATGAGCTTTTTGCAATGTAGTACAAAAtcattttgaaaacatttcaaaCAGAATCTTTCATGTTAGAAAGCTCACTCAGGAGAGGACCCTTCTTGTAACCTGTGTATTTTCAAGCCATTTTGTGAATAAAAAGAACCATGACATTTCAATAAATTCTAAATGCCTTACCTGGCACAAGCATTACATTAAAAAGATAGTTAAGCTCTTTTCATGTGTGTTCCATATGTATAtccataaaacattaaaattcataTGTATCGGAAATTATTCATTAAAATGGCATTGTCACTTTCTAAGTGTTAAAAGTGCTAAAATTATGTttgagctgggtgtagtggcatgcgctttaatcccagcactcaggaggcagagacagtcagatgtctgagtttgagtccagcctggtcttcatagagAGTCCTAGACCAGcaggactacataatgagaccccccctttttttttccgagacagcgtttctctgtgtagcccaagctatcctggtactcactctgtagaccaggctggccttgaactcagaaatctgcctgcctctgcctcccaagtaccagaattaaagatgtgcgccaccactgcccagcaagacccccaactttaaaaaaaacaaaaaacaaaacaattgttGAATATGATAGATTTGGTCTACATCTGGGGACATTCATATTTGTCACAACCAAAGTTTAAGAATTGCAACTAACTCTGGTGGCTACCAGGATGCAAGGATGCAGCTGAGCTGGCCGGAGGGATGGTTGTCCTTTTCCTGAGGAGGCACGAACAGGTGTCTTCTTAGCCCAGATAGGCCACCAACAACAGACCAAAGAAACAGCTCTGTCAAGCTCCAATCTGGTGAATCCGGTGAGCCTATTGAGCTTACAGGAGTATGGTCGCAACAGCTGCATCACTGAAAACCCCACCGCATTGTCGGGGTGACTGAAAAGTGGGACACTTGCAGGAAGCTCAGCGGGTACATACCATGTCAGGGGCCCTCCCCCGCCCCAGCAGCCCTTCCTGTTTTACAGACCTGGAAAGGGGTGGGCATTGTGCATCTTATACATTCTGAGGGCTCTGTGAGACTTCgggttttatttctgagtcttaatGAGCATCCCCCCAGGATGGACTGTTTTCATTCAGAGGAAACTGCTACACATCAGGCACTACAGACCCTGCAATGGGTAAGGTTGGGGTAAGGTTTGTGCGTATGATTTTACCACATTAGCAGGGGTTCCCTGTGTGCAGGGGCATGCAGGAAATAAACtttgtgtaaaatattttatgatttacATTAAGGTTTTCCTCATTAAATTTTATCCTAGCCTGTTCCTGTCTTGTAAGCCTCCAGTTTGTATTctcttaatcttttaaaatataactgtATATGATGCTTGTCACCAACTATCTGCCAATTATAGGTGTTAGTGTTTTTCTAACAGTGATTTCATAAAGTGAACCATTATTTCTAAGAGAGTAAGTATTAGGGTAGGAAAACATGAATAAAGATATTTTTCACAGCCATCTTCTGAATTGATTTAGACCTTTGTGAAGAAACGGTACTCATTTCTAGCCTCTGAGAGAAACAGGCTTAGGATAAGCTCCTCTCCATTATTCTTTCCCATGCTTTCAAATTGGGCACCAACCTAGCTCTAAGTGTATGCTGTGTAACcaaagagtgagtgtgtgtgtgtgtgtgtgtgtgtgtgtgtgtgtgtgtttgcataagaGCATGGAGCCTGCTTCAGCCAACAACATGGCATGCCTGGGGTAGATACTGTCAGTGCTCCCTGGAACTAATAGACAGTATAACATCTCAACACAGTAATGAGAGTTACAGTTTACAAGTACGCATCAATAATTTGGTAGGAGGTTGCAACAGAATGCTCTTTGGCCACACAGCACCATCTTATACTTTGCCAAAGTGTGATTTGGCTTTGGTCTCTCTTCTGGATACTTACTCAGAGATTTATCTCAGTTGCACTTCTTATAATTAGATGAGATCAATCTTCCAATTTTTTAAAGGTAGGCATGTGACCTAGCCATGTCTATGAGCATACGGggatggggtggagtgggagtTCCAAAACACCTTAGGGAGATCCAGAAGACAAAACACCTTAGGGAGATCCAGAAGACGGGTGAAGACATGGAGACATGTCTGAGTGTGAGTGGTGCCATGGAGGGGAATACATTGCCAGTGAGGAAACTGCTTTTGAAGGACTTGGGACACATACGGAAAACATTAGGTTTCTGTTGGTAAATAAGCCACAGGCATGCACTTGCTCCCTAACAAGCTTTCTGAACACAGTGCCAG
This window encodes:
- the 2810021J22Rik gene encoding uncharacterized protein LOC69944 isoform X1 is translated as MSSIVGLVSFEDVSVDFTWDEWQDLDDSQRKLYRDVMLETYSSLLSLNQCDAKPELILKLEQGAGPWKEDNAPDQSLPALQPMKSLKEARRDTGKKHLSHLLVTGSASAEERGRLGEILSMNSNHVLHLALKTRSTSRMRSEVLDTWGDVYLPGGPIEMQATEELDHLNPSKMLPRPPAPLSLDFSAERGPQHGQCAQHGEAFDVRTVWTRTVFPLGDSSTNAFDKLALTAQEGTHIREETFDCNMCKKPFSDTCNHTRHLKPHLKKQCGKCPDGEPAFRAKAGLQHTLHSWGKPRGCNDNKKCVHQMPKPRSNQSVFSSKESNCVKTFCPDSTLSVQQRPHTGKKPQESSTPVKINSQPRRRHRCGRTYQCKVCGKAFKHTQNLYLHHRTHTGEKPYECKECKKLFSVKSNLSVHQKTHTGEKPYECNICGNAFKRRCDLTIHQRVHTGEKPYECKECRKTFSIKSGLIVHQRIHTGEKPYECSVCGKRFNQKSNLSTHEKIHTGEKPFECKECSKAFSVKSYLTIHQKTHVGEKPHS
- the 2810021J22Rik gene encoding uncharacterized protein LOC69944 isoform X2 codes for the protein MKSLKEARRDTGKKHLSHLLVTGSASAEERGRLGEILSMNSNHVLHLALKTRSTSRMRSEVLDTWGDVYLPGGPIEMQATEELDHLNPSKMLPRPPAPLSLDFSAERGPQHGQCAQHGEAFDVRTVWTRTVFPLGDSSTNAFDKLALTAQEGTHIREETFDCNMCKKPFSDTCNHTRHLKPHLKKQCGKCPDGEPAFRAKAGLQHTLHSWGKPRGCNDNKKCVHQMPKPRSNQSVFSSKESNCVKTFCPDSTLSVQQRPHTGKKPQESSTPVKINSQPRRRHRCGRTYQCKVCGKAFKHTQNLYLHHRTHTGEKPYECKECKKLFSVKSNLSVHQKTHTGEKPYECNICGNAFKRRCDLTIHQRVHTGEKPYECKECRKTFSIKSGLIVHQRIHTGEKPYECSVCGKRFNQKSNLSTHEKIHTGEKPFECKECSKAFSVKSYLTIHQKTHVGEKPHS